From the genome of Nasonia vitripennis strain AsymCx chromosome 1, Nvit_psr_1.1, whole genome shotgun sequence, one region includes:
- the LOC100679056 gene encoding uncharacterized protein LOC100679056 isoform X1, translating into MSPGINDHLRSTGAFPKSNRRSDRNRERDRAANQNSNCRRAPRAQAQHANNLFQLDWHPACELIQTSSRSTPVTSARTAKNSNARPSAPIASYDLPDIGLYNAYSQLYPNIHALEDLTPWLKMTSPVDQRTQSPPNLTAKPTNTDKMPERGQVEGRLNQIREYIKVTSTMMDSLSQSSDPRAQAQHDKLSKMVEDLYDSEVKLSKLMEDCQKYWRPAENGELENGEDVREQELRKKVEESQHKLAQLQEHQAQLVGMQLRVRERLNEARQAQQALLVDDEEEEEGEEHIQGAEEQPNQGNVDQLERETEVLRGKLQQLENKKRHMDHLMQELQAVEHIERASCSSESSRTTGQRDKVAELEAMKAQLSYLKALMNNATGEREPVDGIQNSGPELVEDEPPIINGGVDDVYQLEENHSNEYNDLDETVKPKRSELPSVEQIQGRMLQAVTRELKEQQLMLQAARDELRRLKQSNGNPQAPPSLTSSTPPLSQATLVEKKQSNHTASNNGTVRQQAQNKCWQLEDLMRKDQITGLSVNQNGGPEWGSRRNSTSQHSHTSTTPGNLWPPPVNHDTAPHHPSVDGISTAENLLELGSQPPMENGFPGNFWSMPAMLANQPPQAGAVAGSAEYYRQLLLGSQAQQLQLMSTTVQQCCQLLWSQQREMQSMRAAITQLQAQLRQSHSRTSNNNTEEQHSNLGRPAQPHFDVTPLPPSSSLPNLVSLPTSSPAPPPVNCHHPQPQLQQPQQQQQQPPQLNNQVPPGNRANNYWDNFRSYSRQNLLSGSSKTVTDHATVASSTSSSNTASGSHASNKCNRQQGLDSHLPSGDAQYSLNLQQIPQEERNNYVPMNEASSSQQQQQPEHSRVDEAVTSYRRQPRLRDKDSCARIAKKIAGRDDLRHILMQCLNVLESRKLDESPLPSSNASNTTDSSDDESEAGARGSTTLPSAIGNFNSDNQVSTSELIDTASLAPIMHYPTHQQVSEQNETSDTYSLGDTIEKYYHPMSSLSMTVSSSTQVHNDATEPDIITQEASNNNQQTNCDSPYVDPVDSTNPDEAAAAISILTLDELKAEEERDRAEYVMLERTPTSQQPHRSRCSPRMDHLQK; encoded by the exons ATGTCACCTGGAATCAACGACCATCTTCGCAGTACTGGTGCATTCCCTAAGAGCAACAGACGCAGTGACAGAAACCGAGAAAGGGACAGAGCAGCTAATCAAAACAGCAATTGCCGCCGAGCACCTCGAGCTCAGGCTCAACATGCCAATAACTTG TTTCAGCTCGACTGGCATCCGGCGTGCGAGCTCATCCAGACTAGTAGCCGCAGCACCCCGGTGACGTCCGCCAGGACGGCCAAGAACAGCAACGCCAGACCCAGTGCGCCGATCGCTTCCTACGATCTTCCGGATATTG GACTATACAACGCATACAGCCAATTATATCCGAACATCCACGCGCTCGAGGACCTGACGCCCTGGTTGAAAATGACTTCTCCCGTGGATCAGAGAACTCAGTCTCCGCCGAATCTCACGGCCAAGCCAACGAACACGGATAAGATG CCTGAACGAGGGCAAGTAGAGGGTCGACTAAATCAGATACGGGAatatataaaagtgacttcTACCATGATGGATTCTCTCAGTCAATCCAGTGATCCC CGAGCACAAGCCCAGCACGACAAGCTCAGCAAGATGGTCGAGGATCTCTACGACAGCGAAGTAAAGCTGAGCAAGCTCATGGAGGATTGTCAAAAATACTGGAGGCCGGCCGAG AATGGTGAGTTGGAAAACGGCGAGGATGTGCGCGAGCAAGAGCTGCGTAAGAAAGTGGAGGAATCTCAACACAAGTTGGCCCAGCTGCAGGAACATCAGGCGCAGCTGGTAGGAATGCAGCTGAGAGTTCGCGAGCGTTTGAACGAGGCCCGTCAAGCTCAACAAGCTTTGCTCGTTGACgatgaggaggaggaagaaggcGAAGAGCATATTCAAGGAGCCGAGGAACAACCCAATCAAGGAAATGTGGATCAGCTTGAGAGGGAAACCGAAGTATTGAGGGGTAAGCTGCAACAGTTGGAAAACAAGAAGAGACATATGGATCATCTTATGCAGGAGCTCCAGGCAGTCGAGCACATTGAAAGAGCTAGTTGT AGTTCCGAAAGCTCGCGAACCACTGGCCAGCGTGACAAAGTTGCTGAATTGGAGGCAATGAAGGCCCAGTTGAGCTACTTAAAGGCTCTGATGAACAATGCAACAGGAGAACGTGAGCCTGTCGATGGGATACAGAATTCCGGACCTGAACTTGTTGAAGATGAACCTCCAATCATTAATGGCGGCGTTGATGATGTCTATCAGCTGGAGGAGAACCACTCCAACGAGTACAACGATCTCGATGAAACAGTCAAACCCAAGCGCAGCGAGCTTCCATCCGTAGAACAAATTCAG GGTCGGATGTTGCAGGCGGTCACGCGTGAGTTAAAAGAGCAACAGTTGATGCTGCAAGCGGCTAGAGACGAACTTAGACGTTTGAAACAAAGCAATGGAAATCCACAGGCACCACCTTCGTTAACCAGCTCTACACCACCGCTGTCGCAGGCTACACTTGTCGAAAAAAAGCAGAGCAATCACACGGCTAGTAACAACGGTACCGTACGACAGCAGGCTCAGAACAAGTGCTGGCAGCTCGAAGACTTGATGAGAAAG GATCAGATCACAGGGCTGAGCGTGAACCAAAATGGTGGGCCAGAATGGGGCAGTCGCAGAAATTCGACTTCTCAGCACAGTCATACAAGCACTACACCAGGCAACCTATGGCCTCCACCTGTCAATCATG ATACCGCACCCCACCACCCTAGTGTAGATGGCATATCAACGGCAGAGAACTTGTTGGAGCTTGGCTCTCAACCACCAATGGAAAATGGATTTCCAGGAAATTTCTGGAGCATGCCAGCCATGTTAGCTAATCAACCACCGCAAG CTGGCGCAGTCGCGGGTTCAGCCGAGTATTACAGACAACTACTTCTCGGCTCTCAGGCTCAGCAGCTACAATTGATGAGCACAACGGTTCAACAGTGCTGCCAGCTTCTTTGGTCTCAGCAGCGCGAGATGCAGTCGATGCGAGCAGCCATAACTCAGCTTCAG GCTCAGCTGCGTCAGTCTCATTCACGCACGAGCAACAATAATACAGAAGAGCAGCACTCGAACTTGGGCAGACCGGCACAACCGCACTTTGATGTAACGCCGTTACCTCCAAGCTCGTCTCTGCCAAATCTCGTTTCACTTCCTACCTCCTCACCAGCTCCACCACCGGTGAATTGTCATCACCCACAGCCACAGCTGCAGCaacctcagcagcagcagcagcagccgccgcagCTTAATAATCAGGTTCCTCCTGGCAACCGAGCCAACAACTACTGGGACAACTTTAGAAG CTACTCGCGTCAGAATTTACTATCAGGTTCGTCAAAAACAGTGACGGACCATGCAACCGTCGCCTCCAGTACGTCATCTTCCAACACGGCTAGCGGATCACACGC GAGTAACAAGTGCAATCGTCAGCAAGGTTTGGATTCGCATTTACCATCTGGTGACGCACAGTACTCCTTGAATCTGCAGCAAATACCGCAAGAAGAGCGTAATAACTATGTGCCTATGAACGAAGCATCGTCAAgtcagcagcaacagcagccaGAACACAGTCGCGTTGATGAGGCTGTAACAAGTTATCGACGTCAGCCACGATTACGAGATAAGGACTCATGTGCGAG GATTGCCAAGAAGATCGCTGGACGAGATGACTTAAGGCATATATTGATGCAATGTTTGAATGTCCTAGAATCCAGAAAA CTTGACGAGAGCCCACTACCATCTTCAAATGCAAGTAATACGACGGACTCGAGTGATGACGAATCCGAAGCTGGTGCCCGAGGCAGCACTACTTTGCCAAGCGCCATTGGCAACTTCAACTCGGATAATCAAGTTTCCACCAGTGAGTTGATTGACACCGCGTCATTAGCGCCAATCATGCATTATCCAACGCATCAACAAGTTTCCGAACAGAATGAAACCTCG GACACATATTCCCTGGGTGACACTATTGAAAAGTATTATCATCCTATGTCCAGCTTATCGATGACAGTTTCCTCGAGTACACAGGTTCACAATGATGCGACCGAGCCCGATATAATAACGCAGGAAGCTTCTAACAATAATCAGCAG ACAAATTGCGACAGCCCATACGTAGATCCCGTTGATAGTACCAATCCGGACGAAGCTGCGGCAGCAATATCTATATTAACCCTTGATGAGCTGAAAGCGGAAGAGGAACGGGACCGCGCAGAGTATGTGATGCTCGAACGCACACCGACGAGTCAACAACCGCACAGGAGCCGTTGTAGCCCACGCATGGACCATCTACAGAAATAG
- the LOC100679056 gene encoding transcription factor SPT20 homolog isoform X3: MSPGINDHLRSTGAFPKSNRRSDRNRERDRAANQNSNCRRAPRAQAQHANNLFQLDWHPACELIQTSSRSTPVTSARTAKNSNARPSAPIASYDLPDIGLYNAYSQLYPNIHALEDLTPWLKMTSPVDQRTQSPPNLTAKPTNTDKMPERGQVEGRLNQIREYIKVTSTMMDSLSQSSDPNGELENGEDVREQELRKKVEESQHKLAQLQEHQAQLVGMQLRVRERLNEARQAQQALLVDDEEEEEGEEHIQGAEEQPNQGNVDQLERETEVLRGKLQQLENKKRHMDHLMQELQAVEHIERASCSSESSRTTGQRDKVAELEAMKAQLSYLKALMNNATGEREPVDGIQNSGPELVEDEPPIINGGVDDVYQLEENHSNEYNDLDETVKPKRSELPSVEQIQGRMLQAVTRELKEQQLMLQAARDELRRLKQSNGNPQAPPSLTSSTPPLSQATLVEKKQSNHTASNNGTVRQQAQNKCWQLEDLMRKDQITGLSVNQNGGPEWGSRRNSTSQHSHTSTTPGNLWPPPVNHDTAPHHPSVDGISTAENLLELGSQPPMENGFPGNFWSMPAMLANQPPQAGAVAGSAEYYRQLLLGSQAQQLQLMSTTVQQCCQLLWSQQREMQSMRAAITQLQAQLRQSHSRTSNNNTEEQHSNLGRPAQPHFDVTPLPPSSSLPNLVSLPTSSPAPPPVNCHHPQPQLQQPQQQQQQPPQLNNQVPPGNRANNYWDNFRSYSRQNLLSGSSKTVTDHATVASSTSSSNTASGSHASNKCNRQQGLDSHLPSGDAQYSLNLQQIPQEERNNYVPMNEASSSQQQQQPEHSRVDEAVTSYRRQPRLRDKDSCARIAKKIAGRDDLRHILMQCLNVLESRKLDESPLPSSNASNTTDSSDDESEAGARGSTTLPSAIGNFNSDNQVSTSELIDTASLAPIMHYPTHQQVSEQNETSDTYSLGDTIEKYYHPMSSLSMTVSSSTQVHNDATEPDIITQEASNNNQQTNCDSPYVDPVDSTNPDEAAAAISILTLDELKAEEERDRAEYVMLERTPTSQQPHRSRCSPRMDHLQK, encoded by the exons ATGTCACCTGGAATCAACGACCATCTTCGCAGTACTGGTGCATTCCCTAAGAGCAACAGACGCAGTGACAGAAACCGAGAAAGGGACAGAGCAGCTAATCAAAACAGCAATTGCCGCCGAGCACCTCGAGCTCAGGCTCAACATGCCAATAACTTG TTTCAGCTCGACTGGCATCCGGCGTGCGAGCTCATCCAGACTAGTAGCCGCAGCACCCCGGTGACGTCCGCCAGGACGGCCAAGAACAGCAACGCCAGACCCAGTGCGCCGATCGCTTCCTACGATCTTCCGGATATTG GACTATACAACGCATACAGCCAATTATATCCGAACATCCACGCGCTCGAGGACCTGACGCCCTGGTTGAAAATGACTTCTCCCGTGGATCAGAGAACTCAGTCTCCGCCGAATCTCACGGCCAAGCCAACGAACACGGATAAGATG CCTGAACGAGGGCAAGTAGAGGGTCGACTAAATCAGATACGGGAatatataaaagtgacttcTACCATGATGGATTCTCTCAGTCAATCCAGTGATCCC AATGGTGAGTTGGAAAACGGCGAGGATGTGCGCGAGCAAGAGCTGCGTAAGAAAGTGGAGGAATCTCAACACAAGTTGGCCCAGCTGCAGGAACATCAGGCGCAGCTGGTAGGAATGCAGCTGAGAGTTCGCGAGCGTTTGAACGAGGCCCGTCAAGCTCAACAAGCTTTGCTCGTTGACgatgaggaggaggaagaaggcGAAGAGCATATTCAAGGAGCCGAGGAACAACCCAATCAAGGAAATGTGGATCAGCTTGAGAGGGAAACCGAAGTATTGAGGGGTAAGCTGCAACAGTTGGAAAACAAGAAGAGACATATGGATCATCTTATGCAGGAGCTCCAGGCAGTCGAGCACATTGAAAGAGCTAGTTGT AGTTCCGAAAGCTCGCGAACCACTGGCCAGCGTGACAAAGTTGCTGAATTGGAGGCAATGAAGGCCCAGTTGAGCTACTTAAAGGCTCTGATGAACAATGCAACAGGAGAACGTGAGCCTGTCGATGGGATACAGAATTCCGGACCTGAACTTGTTGAAGATGAACCTCCAATCATTAATGGCGGCGTTGATGATGTCTATCAGCTGGAGGAGAACCACTCCAACGAGTACAACGATCTCGATGAAACAGTCAAACCCAAGCGCAGCGAGCTTCCATCCGTAGAACAAATTCAG GGTCGGATGTTGCAGGCGGTCACGCGTGAGTTAAAAGAGCAACAGTTGATGCTGCAAGCGGCTAGAGACGAACTTAGACGTTTGAAACAAAGCAATGGAAATCCACAGGCACCACCTTCGTTAACCAGCTCTACACCACCGCTGTCGCAGGCTACACTTGTCGAAAAAAAGCAGAGCAATCACACGGCTAGTAACAACGGTACCGTACGACAGCAGGCTCAGAACAAGTGCTGGCAGCTCGAAGACTTGATGAGAAAG GATCAGATCACAGGGCTGAGCGTGAACCAAAATGGTGGGCCAGAATGGGGCAGTCGCAGAAATTCGACTTCTCAGCACAGTCATACAAGCACTACACCAGGCAACCTATGGCCTCCACCTGTCAATCATG ATACCGCACCCCACCACCCTAGTGTAGATGGCATATCAACGGCAGAGAACTTGTTGGAGCTTGGCTCTCAACCACCAATGGAAAATGGATTTCCAGGAAATTTCTGGAGCATGCCAGCCATGTTAGCTAATCAACCACCGCAAG CTGGCGCAGTCGCGGGTTCAGCCGAGTATTACAGACAACTACTTCTCGGCTCTCAGGCTCAGCAGCTACAATTGATGAGCACAACGGTTCAACAGTGCTGCCAGCTTCTTTGGTCTCAGCAGCGCGAGATGCAGTCGATGCGAGCAGCCATAACTCAGCTTCAG GCTCAGCTGCGTCAGTCTCATTCACGCACGAGCAACAATAATACAGAAGAGCAGCACTCGAACTTGGGCAGACCGGCACAACCGCACTTTGATGTAACGCCGTTACCTCCAAGCTCGTCTCTGCCAAATCTCGTTTCACTTCCTACCTCCTCACCAGCTCCACCACCGGTGAATTGTCATCACCCACAGCCACAGCTGCAGCaacctcagcagcagcagcagcagccgccgcagCTTAATAATCAGGTTCCTCCTGGCAACCGAGCCAACAACTACTGGGACAACTTTAGAAG CTACTCGCGTCAGAATTTACTATCAGGTTCGTCAAAAACAGTGACGGACCATGCAACCGTCGCCTCCAGTACGTCATCTTCCAACACGGCTAGCGGATCACACGC GAGTAACAAGTGCAATCGTCAGCAAGGTTTGGATTCGCATTTACCATCTGGTGACGCACAGTACTCCTTGAATCTGCAGCAAATACCGCAAGAAGAGCGTAATAACTATGTGCCTATGAACGAAGCATCGTCAAgtcagcagcaacagcagccaGAACACAGTCGCGTTGATGAGGCTGTAACAAGTTATCGACGTCAGCCACGATTACGAGATAAGGACTCATGTGCGAG GATTGCCAAGAAGATCGCTGGACGAGATGACTTAAGGCATATATTGATGCAATGTTTGAATGTCCTAGAATCCAGAAAA CTTGACGAGAGCCCACTACCATCTTCAAATGCAAGTAATACGACGGACTCGAGTGATGACGAATCCGAAGCTGGTGCCCGAGGCAGCACTACTTTGCCAAGCGCCATTGGCAACTTCAACTCGGATAATCAAGTTTCCACCAGTGAGTTGATTGACACCGCGTCATTAGCGCCAATCATGCATTATCCAACGCATCAACAAGTTTCCGAACAGAATGAAACCTCG GACACATATTCCCTGGGTGACACTATTGAAAAGTATTATCATCCTATGTCCAGCTTATCGATGACAGTTTCCTCGAGTACACAGGTTCACAATGATGCGACCGAGCCCGATATAATAACGCAGGAAGCTTCTAACAATAATCAGCAG ACAAATTGCGACAGCCCATACGTAGATCCCGTTGATAGTACCAATCCGGACGAAGCTGCGGCAGCAATATCTATATTAACCCTTGATGAGCTGAAAGCGGAAGAGGAACGGGACCGCGCAGAGTATGTGATGCTCGAACGCACACCGACGAGTCAACAACCGCACAGGAGCCGTTGTAGCCCACGCATGGACCATCTACAGAAATAG
- the LOC100679056 gene encoding uncharacterized protein LOC100679056 isoform X2, producing the protein MSPGINDHLRSTGAFPKSNRRSDRNRERDRAANQNSNCRRAPRAQAQHANNLFQLDWHPACELIQTSSRSTPVTSARTAKNSNARPSAPIASYDLPDIGLYNAYSQLYPNIHALEDLTPWLKMTSPVDQRTQSPPNLTAKPTNTDKMPERGQVEGRLNQIREYIKVTSTMMDSLSQSSDPRAQAQHDKLSKMVEDLYDSEVKLSKLMEDCQKYWRPAENGELENGEDVREQELRKKVEESQHKLAQLQEHQAQLVGMQLRVRERLNEARQAQQALLVDDEEEEEGEEHIQGAEEQPNQGNVDQLERETEVLRGKLQQLENKKRHMDHLMQELQAVEHIERASCSSESSRTTGQRDKVAELEAMKAQLSYLKALMNNATGEREPVDGIQNSGPELVEDEPPIINGGVDDVYQLEENHSNEYNDLDETVKPKRSELPSVEQIQAVTRELKEQQLMLQAARDELRRLKQSNGNPQAPPSLTSSTPPLSQATLVEKKQSNHTASNNGTVRQQAQNKCWQLEDLMRKDQITGLSVNQNGGPEWGSRRNSTSQHSHTSTTPGNLWPPPVNHDTAPHHPSVDGISTAENLLELGSQPPMENGFPGNFWSMPAMLANQPPQAGAVAGSAEYYRQLLLGSQAQQLQLMSTTVQQCCQLLWSQQREMQSMRAAITQLQAQLRQSHSRTSNNNTEEQHSNLGRPAQPHFDVTPLPPSSSLPNLVSLPTSSPAPPPVNCHHPQPQLQQPQQQQQQPPQLNNQVPPGNRANNYWDNFRSYSRQNLLSGSSKTVTDHATVASSTSSSNTASGSHASNKCNRQQGLDSHLPSGDAQYSLNLQQIPQEERNNYVPMNEASSSQQQQQPEHSRVDEAVTSYRRQPRLRDKDSCARIAKKIAGRDDLRHILMQCLNVLESRKLDESPLPSSNASNTTDSSDDESEAGARGSTTLPSAIGNFNSDNQVSTSELIDTASLAPIMHYPTHQQVSEQNETSDTYSLGDTIEKYYHPMSSLSMTVSSSTQVHNDATEPDIITQEASNNNQQTNCDSPYVDPVDSTNPDEAAAAISILTLDELKAEEERDRAEYVMLERTPTSQQPHRSRCSPRMDHLQK; encoded by the exons ATGTCACCTGGAATCAACGACCATCTTCGCAGTACTGGTGCATTCCCTAAGAGCAACAGACGCAGTGACAGAAACCGAGAAAGGGACAGAGCAGCTAATCAAAACAGCAATTGCCGCCGAGCACCTCGAGCTCAGGCTCAACATGCCAATAACTTG TTTCAGCTCGACTGGCATCCGGCGTGCGAGCTCATCCAGACTAGTAGCCGCAGCACCCCGGTGACGTCCGCCAGGACGGCCAAGAACAGCAACGCCAGACCCAGTGCGCCGATCGCTTCCTACGATCTTCCGGATATTG GACTATACAACGCATACAGCCAATTATATCCGAACATCCACGCGCTCGAGGACCTGACGCCCTGGTTGAAAATGACTTCTCCCGTGGATCAGAGAACTCAGTCTCCGCCGAATCTCACGGCCAAGCCAACGAACACGGATAAGATG CCTGAACGAGGGCAAGTAGAGGGTCGACTAAATCAGATACGGGAatatataaaagtgacttcTACCATGATGGATTCTCTCAGTCAATCCAGTGATCCC CGAGCACAAGCCCAGCACGACAAGCTCAGCAAGATGGTCGAGGATCTCTACGACAGCGAAGTAAAGCTGAGCAAGCTCATGGAGGATTGTCAAAAATACTGGAGGCCGGCCGAG AATGGTGAGTTGGAAAACGGCGAGGATGTGCGCGAGCAAGAGCTGCGTAAGAAAGTGGAGGAATCTCAACACAAGTTGGCCCAGCTGCAGGAACATCAGGCGCAGCTGGTAGGAATGCAGCTGAGAGTTCGCGAGCGTTTGAACGAGGCCCGTCAAGCTCAACAAGCTTTGCTCGTTGACgatgaggaggaggaagaaggcGAAGAGCATATTCAAGGAGCCGAGGAACAACCCAATCAAGGAAATGTGGATCAGCTTGAGAGGGAAACCGAAGTATTGAGGGGTAAGCTGCAACAGTTGGAAAACAAGAAGAGACATATGGATCATCTTATGCAGGAGCTCCAGGCAGTCGAGCACATTGAAAGAGCTAGTTGT AGTTCCGAAAGCTCGCGAACCACTGGCCAGCGTGACAAAGTTGCTGAATTGGAGGCAATGAAGGCCCAGTTGAGCTACTTAAAGGCTCTGATGAACAATGCAACAGGAGAACGTGAGCCTGTCGATGGGATACAGAATTCCGGACCTGAACTTGTTGAAGATGAACCTCCAATCATTAATGGCGGCGTTGATGATGTCTATCAGCTGGAGGAGAACCACTCCAACGAGTACAACGATCTCGATGAAACAGTCAAACCCAAGCGCAGCGAGCTTCCATCCGTAGAACAAATTCAG GCGGTCACGCGTGAGTTAAAAGAGCAACAGTTGATGCTGCAAGCGGCTAGAGACGAACTTAGACGTTTGAAACAAAGCAATGGAAATCCACAGGCACCACCTTCGTTAACCAGCTCTACACCACCGCTGTCGCAGGCTACACTTGTCGAAAAAAAGCAGAGCAATCACACGGCTAGTAACAACGGTACCGTACGACAGCAGGCTCAGAACAAGTGCTGGCAGCTCGAAGACTTGATGAGAAAG GATCAGATCACAGGGCTGAGCGTGAACCAAAATGGTGGGCCAGAATGGGGCAGTCGCAGAAATTCGACTTCTCAGCACAGTCATACAAGCACTACACCAGGCAACCTATGGCCTCCACCTGTCAATCATG ATACCGCACCCCACCACCCTAGTGTAGATGGCATATCAACGGCAGAGAACTTGTTGGAGCTTGGCTCTCAACCACCAATGGAAAATGGATTTCCAGGAAATTTCTGGAGCATGCCAGCCATGTTAGCTAATCAACCACCGCAAG CTGGCGCAGTCGCGGGTTCAGCCGAGTATTACAGACAACTACTTCTCGGCTCTCAGGCTCAGCAGCTACAATTGATGAGCACAACGGTTCAACAGTGCTGCCAGCTTCTTTGGTCTCAGCAGCGCGAGATGCAGTCGATGCGAGCAGCCATAACTCAGCTTCAG GCTCAGCTGCGTCAGTCTCATTCACGCACGAGCAACAATAATACAGAAGAGCAGCACTCGAACTTGGGCAGACCGGCACAACCGCACTTTGATGTAACGCCGTTACCTCCAAGCTCGTCTCTGCCAAATCTCGTTTCACTTCCTACCTCCTCACCAGCTCCACCACCGGTGAATTGTCATCACCCACAGCCACAGCTGCAGCaacctcagcagcagcagcagcagccgccgcagCTTAATAATCAGGTTCCTCCTGGCAACCGAGCCAACAACTACTGGGACAACTTTAGAAG CTACTCGCGTCAGAATTTACTATCAGGTTCGTCAAAAACAGTGACGGACCATGCAACCGTCGCCTCCAGTACGTCATCTTCCAACACGGCTAGCGGATCACACGC GAGTAACAAGTGCAATCGTCAGCAAGGTTTGGATTCGCATTTACCATCTGGTGACGCACAGTACTCCTTGAATCTGCAGCAAATACCGCAAGAAGAGCGTAATAACTATGTGCCTATGAACGAAGCATCGTCAAgtcagcagcaacagcagccaGAACACAGTCGCGTTGATGAGGCTGTAACAAGTTATCGACGTCAGCCACGATTACGAGATAAGGACTCATGTGCGAG GATTGCCAAGAAGATCGCTGGACGAGATGACTTAAGGCATATATTGATGCAATGTTTGAATGTCCTAGAATCCAGAAAA CTTGACGAGAGCCCACTACCATCTTCAAATGCAAGTAATACGACGGACTCGAGTGATGACGAATCCGAAGCTGGTGCCCGAGGCAGCACTACTTTGCCAAGCGCCATTGGCAACTTCAACTCGGATAATCAAGTTTCCACCAGTGAGTTGATTGACACCGCGTCATTAGCGCCAATCATGCATTATCCAACGCATCAACAAGTTTCCGAACAGAATGAAACCTCG GACACATATTCCCTGGGTGACACTATTGAAAAGTATTATCATCCTATGTCCAGCTTATCGATGACAGTTTCCTCGAGTACACAGGTTCACAATGATGCGACCGAGCCCGATATAATAACGCAGGAAGCTTCTAACAATAATCAGCAG ACAAATTGCGACAGCCCATACGTAGATCCCGTTGATAGTACCAATCCGGACGAAGCTGCGGCAGCAATATCTATATTAACCCTTGATGAGCTGAAAGCGGAAGAGGAACGGGACCGCGCAGAGTATGTGATGCTCGAACGCACACCGACGAGTCAACAACCGCACAGGAGCCGTTGTAGCCCACGCATGGACCATCTACAGAAATAG